The Meriones unguiculatus strain TT.TT164.6M chromosome 3, Bangor_MerUng_6.1, whole genome shotgun sequence genomic sequence CTGAGAAAGACAGACATTGCTGTGAGTGACTGTGACCCAACAAGACCAGGAAGGGACTGACAGCATCACTTGTACAGCATTAGCCAACTTTAATCAGGAGACAAAGAGTACCACTAACTGCGATGACCTAGACCCAGTCACtggatagtaagggaggaggggcTCAAGACACATTGCTTTCCCCATCTGGGCTCTCTGCCCCTCCAGCCCACTACCTCTCCATCAAGCATATGAAGAAACAACAGTAAGATTAACAAAATCCACCTAATTCATAAGAAAACAGTTTAGAAAGTCTCTTTTCGCAAACTAGGTTCCTAGACACaatcctagcagcagggataacTCCAGGGCAGTCATCCAAGCctttactgcaaaaaaaaaaaaaaaaaaaaaaaggacggaATGTAGCTTTTGCACTGTTAACTTAGTTAAGGGCCTTTAGGATTGAGGGAATAAATTACAAAGGCCAgctacacaaacatgcacattgAAAGATAACAAGActagaaaagacaaaaaagaaaaaaagccacagGTTGCTCAAATTCACTGCAGTTAGCTTCCCTCCCTGAAGCCTCCAGTCTCCACAGCTCACTCACAGATATCTCCCGTCCGAGAATTTAACGCTGCAATCACATTCTTCTCTGTGGCCACAACCAACTTCTTGGATCCAGGGGGAAAGTCCAAGGAGGCAAACTTGAGCTTCCCCACATACTGCTGTCTCCTGAGGACGAGTGCAGGGGAACATCAGGGCAAAGTCATCACGGAAAAAAGACAAATTGCTGGTTCACACCAGCACATCCCCTTATCATGTCCTGCTCCATGGCACTCTCCACCCTGATAGCAGGagggagacagatgctgggaaagCAGACACCTACTTCTTGGAGAAGCGTCACCCGTACGCACCAGTCAAACTTGCCCACTTGGTCTTCGTAGACCGCGGCCGCAGGGACTAGCAgcaaagcccagagccagaagcaggacaccACAGCGGCCACCATGATTGAAGCCCAAGCACCGCCCGCCGCTAGCCCGGCATGCACTGGGCTCCAAGCCCCTCCCTCCGCTGAGCCATAGAGAGGAACCGGCTCGCGGGGTCCTCGGTGGAGCGCTCAGGACTCGGGAGCCGTCAGGGCTGAAGGGACCGGAGAGATCTGGAACCTGGGCTGAGAAGTGGCCTTCCAGGCACCGGGCAGACCGCAGGCGGGGAGAGACGGGCCGCGGAAGTTCGCATCAGGCACACGCGAGGGCAGCCCCTAGCGCCGTCCCAGAAGCCCCTGCGCCGCCCGGTCCCTGACGGGCCGCCGGGTCTTCCGCCGCACGTGTCTTTAGCGCGATGCCCAAATCCAAGCGAGACAAGAAAGGTAAGTTGGGGAACCTCTGTCACGGGGACACAGATGAGACTATGAGACCTCTCTAAGGAGCTCCGCCGGCCTGGATAGCTGGTTGGCGTCGGCAGGTCACTGAGAGTGCTGGAGAGTGGGTCGGGCCGACAGGCAGCTACAGGGACAGTCTTGTATCCCAGGCTCACCTCGCACTCTCCAGGATAGTCTTAAATTGCTGATCTTGCTGCTTCTACCTCTcgattgctgggattataggcatgcaccccTAAACCTGGTTTGTGCTGAGTTAGGGATGGAACACAGAACACTCATACTAGGCAGACACCACTACCCTCTgagcactgagctacatccccaggcaCGCGCGCCTGTTTGTGTTTGCCATGTAGGtcaaatttgctgtgtagaccagaatGGTCTCAAAATCAAGGGCTTCTCATAAcctcatcctctccagaatgtaggGATTTTGCAGGCAGGCATCACCATACCTGATTTCGGCTActgcatttttttgtttgcttgcttgttttttaacAAACAAGCAAGGGGCCTCCCATCTGTCTGCCTTGGCCCCAAATACAGACTGGGCCACCACATCCAGCCAGCGGACTGACAGTTTTTTGAGTGTTACAGGAACAAGACAGTTGAACAAAAAGGATCTGGCTTCATCAAGGTCACTGCTTGGGGGGGGGGATGCCGCCTGTATGCCTGTCAAGTAAGTATAGTTTGTTTTGTATACTGTAGTGAGGAAAGGAAGTGAGCAGCCTGTACAGTTGTCTGCGAGAACGTTGTTTGGAATATAGAGGAAGTGGAAGGCGACTGTAGTGTAGTTAACGAATTTGGGCACAGGAGGCCAGTGTGGCTGTAGTAGAGTGAACAAAATAGGATGCGGCCTTTGATGTGGCTTTACTTCGAAAGGATCACTTTGGCTACCTTTATATTTATAGCCTGGAGAAAGTGACTGTAGGCAGAGATGGAAGCAGCGAGGCCAGTAACCACCTGGAGAAGGCTAAGTTGTACCGGAATCCTAGCAGTGGAGAGTCTGGGACATGGCTGGCTCGTTGTGGTTGCCTTTGACTGCGTGCCTTGTAAAGAGGGACTGAGTGACAGGCAGAGTAGTGGGCCATATAATCTCCTGGGGGACACCCAGGGCTTCATAGCTGGTGTCAAGTCCTGATGGAGTCATTGGGTTCTGTGGAGGGACCCTGGTCAGACAGAAGCAAATGCCACTAACTCGTTTGGAAGTGGACAAATACAGCCTGGGTTACTTTTCAGTAGAGGTTCTTgtgccccccccccgccacctGTTCTAGCCCCAACATTACTGCATTCTTGGGTCCAGATTACAGAATGGAGGTGTAGATGTACaacataataaaaaagataaggtCCCAACAGGtgaggtggtacatgcctgtaatcccagcacttaggaagcagaagcaaggaaatgtatcttgagttcaaggccatcccaaGTGGCCTTGTAGTCCGTTCCTGCggcatggtggcatacgcctgtaatcctagcacttgggaggcagaggtaggtggatctctgagttctgaggccagcctagtctccgtggctacacaagagaaaccctgtctcaaaataaaagaaagaaagaaaaaagaggaactGGAACTGTCTCTGTCTTCCCATAGCTTGACCTAGCTTTTGGTGACCTTTACACAGTGCCCTATAGCAGGAAAGGGGCTTCAGCCAGCAGATTGGGGTTGCCACTGAGCATCCTGTCAGCAGGAATGAGCCCTGTTTCTGCACAGCCATAAATCCATCTAAAGAACTAAGGGCACCTAGTTTGTGGTAGGAGATGTATTTAGAGATCTCTGTGTCCAGGAATACTAGGTAAGCAAGTACTCTGCCAGTCTTGAATGCCCGGAATGACAGCATCCATTGCTGCCTCCTTCACACTGGATTAGTTCAGCCAGGCCTCAAAGAGGAAAGTGAAATTAGTCTCCAGAGCATCCAGATTGACTACCTGCCACCATCTCTTTTTCTTGGTTTTAGTTTCCTTAACAAAAACTGCCAAGAAAGGCCTGGAACTGAAGCAGAACCTGATAGAAGAGGTAAACACTTCCTCCTTTATTTTCCTAGCGTCTCTAGCGCGCGCGcgcgtctgtctgtctgtctttggtaGTCTTGGGATAGGGCTATCAGCAGTGTTTCCCATCCAGTCTTCTTTTTCATAGCAGTGCCACCACTACCACAAAAACTGCTCACTGTTTCGCCGTTCTGGTTGGGCTCCCACCGTGTTCCCTGCACAACAGTAAACAATTTGTGTGCATTTTCCGCGCCACCCAAGGCATCCTGGTGACCCAGGGTCTGGTGATGCTATTGCTGTTTTGCACTCAGTGTAACTGAAACTTATTAGTAAGTTTGTAATGCTGCCCAGTGTCAGAAAGCTGTGGGGTGGCCATCCTTCTGCAACTGACCTGCTGGCCCTGGGCCAGTTAAGGACAGTCTCCTGATGTGCAAATTTCCCATTCTTTAGAAATGGAGAGGCTTCAGCCAGCAGCCTGCCCAGGGCAGTGAGGGTAAAGTGTCTGTACTTGTTGATAAATGATGAGGGGCCTTGTGTTTTGATTTAGCAGAGCCTTCCCAGGGTGGGTTGCTGATTCTAGATTAACTAAGTAGACAAAGGAAAATGGGGTGATTGTTCCACATTGGTCATGGAAAGACCATAGGGTGTGGGTTCCTGCTCACCTGTAGTGGGTGACCCTGGCATTAGTCACATCAGTGGGAGACAGCCAGATTAAAGGCCTATAGCCGATTATTTTGCATGAGGCCAGACCCATGCTACCCCTTCAACTCCAGAGCCTCATGAATTGCCCCACAGCTTCGGAAATGTGTGGACACCTACAAGTACCTCTTCATCTTCTCTGTGGCCAACATGAGGAACAACAAGCTGAAGGACATCCGGAATGCCTGGAAGCACAGCCGGTGAGcagtgggaagagatgagagcaTCAGGCAGGAGAGATGCCTGCTCTCAGCAGAACACAGGAGCAGAGCTGACCTTTGGGTCTGCAGCTCACTTGCTGAAAAGCACGATTTACATCAGGCTTGGCCTTTCCCTAAGCTGCTGGGGCTCAAGACCTGGTGGTCACTTGGGATATTTCAAGATTGGTTTCTTCAGGAAAGTGTTCCCTGGAATCTGGCATACTAGTTTACTGGGTTTCATTGCGTACATTTGACCCCAAAGCAGGCTGCAGGAGCTGGTGGGTTGCAGTACTTGGGCAGGTGGCTCTGTTGTACCAGCTCTTCTGGGGACTGTTAGACATACTTCTGCCAGACATGCATGGGTGGGTTTTGAGGCTTGCAGTGAGTTGGCTCAACCTGTTGGCAAGATCTGGTTCTGtggataagaaaatgaaaacaggaatCCTGGGGACACATGGTTGGGCTTCTTAGAGAGCAGAGCCTCTGGCCACACCTGTTGCCTGGTTCTGGGCTCCCTGAACTTCTGAGCATTGCCTCACAGCCCCCTTTTTCTTGGTATAGGATGTTCTTTGGCAAAAACAAGGTGATGATGGTGGCCTTGGGTCGAAGCCCATCTGACGAATACAAAGACAACCTGCATCAGGTAGGTCACAGGCCCTCACTACGTGAGGCTGAAGCTcagctgcctcctctctcctgtgCTTCCCTTTTGCCACCACAGCTATGTGACTGGCCTGTGGGTTCAGGAAAACCAAGCTTGGCTTAAATCTGTGTTCCTAGCCTCCAGATCCATGGGGCTGTGCCCTTTCTGGGCCTGTCCTATTTACTAGGAGTTCTACCAATCAGAAAAGTGTTTAGATGATACCAGATGTCTCCTGTGGATAAATTGCCACTGGCAAAGAAGCAGtaatatttgcttttgtttttcaggtCAGTAAGAAGTTGAGAGGTGAAGTTGGCCTTCTTTTTACCAACCGCACAAAGGAGGAGGTGAATGAGTGAGTGtctgagggatggagggagagaagctGAGAGTCAGGGAATAGTGAAGAAATAAAGAGCTGGCTCCTCAAAACCTCTTAGTGAATAACCAGGGTTCTCTTATTCTCTCtggcatgctcctccccactgGCTGCCAGTCCACAGCCAAAATTGGACAGGCAGCTCCAGACCATGTACACTCAAAGGAAGGCTGGACTTGAGCTGAATGGTGATGCTTCCAGAAACCTTACCCTCACCCTTCTCTTCCTTAGGTGGTTCACCAAGTATACAGAAATGGATTTTGCTCGAGCTGGGAACAAAGCAACTCTAACTGTGAGCCTAGATCCAGGCCCCCTGAAGCAGTTCCCTCATTCCATGGAGCCACAGCTGAGACAGCTGGGCCTGCCCACTACCCTCAAGAAAGgtaggaggctggagaggtggcttagggcttagagtactggctgctcttccagaggacatgggtttgagtcccaggacCCTCATCTAGCCTCTGTGGCACCAGTATCCGAaagcatacatgtaggcagaaagCGTCTGAGGAGTGCCTGCCCGCAGGATCACCGCAGGACCAGCTGTTTTTCCTGCAAAGGCAGAGCTCAGCACTCCCCTCCAGCAGGATATGGAGGAGGCAGCTGCTGTCCTGATGCTGAGCTGCAGGGAAGGCAGCCTGTGGCTGCGTGCTCCCTAGGGCAAGGCACTAGCAGCCAGTGCTGTGTGAGCCAGGGCTGGGAATGACTTAGTGCTGCCCTCCCACAGGTGTGGTGACCCTGCTATCTGACTACGAAGTATGCAAAGAAGGTGACGTGCTGACCCCAGAGCAGGCCCGTGTCCTGGTGAGTCTGGGCCTGCAACCTGGGGGAGAGGCTGTTGCCATTGACCGTCTGGGACGTGGCCCCATGCTGATCACAGCTgctcctcctcactctgtctcctccatctcttacagaagctttttgggtATGAGATGGCTGAATTCAAAGTGACCATCAAATACATGTGGGATGCCCAGACtggaagattccagcaaatgGACGATGACCTGCCTGAGAGCGCGCCTGAGTCTGAGGGAGAGTCTGAGGAGGAGGATGACAGCTGACTCTGGGACTTGGGACTAAGGCCTTCCAAGCAAGATCCTCATGTCCACTGGACCACCCAGGACTGCTGTCACCCCTCTGCAGGAAGCAGCTATTTATTTTGCTGTGGATAAAGACAAGGGGGGGTGCTAGGAGTGACTTTGTTTCTATGAGGAATAAAATTTTGTCCATAGGGTGTTCCTGTGGCAAACATTTTTTAGTAAAAAAGGCCCTCAGCCTTGCACTTCTGCTTGGAGCCGGGACTTGCAACACAGCGGCTGCAGATAGCTGTAGCTCCCGGAGCTGGTATCTCCTTCTGCATCTGCCTGGAATGGGTTTGCTGAGTAAAGTTCATAGTCTGGCAACTTCTGCATTAACATGCACATATGCAGAAGTGCAAAAAAAAGGCCTAAGACTGACATACCAGGAATGTGGGCCTGTCACCTAAGACAGGGGAAAGCCGCTGCTGGAGTTGTGAGCGAGTGGTTTTTGAGTCAGGCTCTCTCTCGCAGTAGCACAGACGGGTcttgaacttgcagcaatcctctggcctctgctccttaagtgctgggattataggtgctaccacacctggctagctAGGAGCAGTGCCCCATAGAGCTAGAGATATATAATTAAGTGATAAAGCATTTGTGTGCCATGCTTGAGGCCCAGAGGTTTCCTCCCTAACAGCGCACAAAAACTATGATGAAAATCGTGCTTCCTCAGATTTCCTGGCCTCTACCCTAGAGGAGGGAAGTGGTAAGAGAACATCAAGACTGGATAAGAGAGCCTTAGGTCTTCATAGTCATGCCCCAAAAAGCCAATATGATCATGCCTGTAATTAGcacctcaggaggctgaggtagaattGAAAGTTTGAAGCCAAGCCAGAcataacacacctttaatctcattaCTGGGGAGGTAGAGGATGGCCATGGCTGCATAGAGCCTGTTTCAAAAGTTTGGTGCCAGTCAAATAGGCTAAAAAAGGTCAGGCATAGTAATTTATACCAGCAGTTGGAAGGTAGGAACAAAGAGATCTgatacatagtgaattcaaggccagcctagactatatgGAGACCTGTCTTAAAATGCCAAGGAGTGGTGGCTcgaattttaatcccagcacttgggaggcagacttAGGGACAGCCAGGGAGAGATACACAGAGCAACAATAAGGACCAGTGAGATGATTCAGCCGGTAGGAGcactggccaccaagcctgacaaaaCACTGCTCAGTATTCAaccaccctccctgcctcctgctgTGTTGAGCTGAGCCTGGAGAAGCTTGGGTTCACCAGGTGGCCTTTCAGCTTCCTGTTGCCTGTTCTCTGCATGCAGGATGGTTGTGGAAATTACACAGCCTTTCCTTTCATTGGAGCAGGAAGGACCTAGCTGCTGTCCACTGCTGTGGGACTCCATGGTGGGCAGGAAGGGAACTTGCGGTGCCAGAAGGAACCTGGCAGTTTTCTTGAGGGAAGCACTTGGCCTCTGCCAAGCCCCTGCTGAAAGGTCAGGCTTACCCGGTGCCTCTGCCCTCCGAAGACCTGTCCCCTTCCACTAGGTCTTTGGAAGGTCAGCGAGAAGAAGCAAGCCGCAGGCATTTGCAGAATAAGGCCATGAGGTCTGCTGCAGCCTGGACTACAGCCATGACAGGTTAACAGTTTATTCAACAGGAGATACTGGAGCAGAGCTCAGCATGCTCTCACATTGGTTATATAGGAaggcagtagaaaaaaaaaaaaaaacaagaaacaatgaCCTGGATGAAAAGAGAAGAGCTGAATCAACTCAAGGCTGGGACTTGAGGGTAGAGGCCAGGGTAGAGGACAATGGGTGGCAGATGGTAACCTCTGCACCTTCCCAAATCAGAACCATCTTAGCGGAAGTAATTGGGACTGTCATGGGCAACCAGGTTCCAGGCTTGGTCAAAGGCTTCCACGACAGCCGGCTTTAGGGGCCCTTCTTCAATGAAGGTCAAGTTCTGCTCCAGTTGTGCCAGGCTGGACATGCCCAGGATGACTGCATCCCCTCGAGTGCCCTGCAAAGGAGATAGCCAGCTTTTCACACACTTGTGGCCTCCTGCCTGCCCCTTGCTAAAATTTGGGATCTGTTTTTACTTAAACCCATCTTGCTTCCAGGAGAAATGACTACAAACGGCCAAGGTCAGTCAGGCTTCTCTGCCCTGCAGGACAGTTTGAGAATCACTGATCCCCATAGCTGGCATTTACCAGATATTAAACGGGCACCATTACCCCCGTGTGCCCACACTGGAGAAAGgttagagaagagggaggtaggacAAAAGGAATGCTGTAAGAAATGTAATAagtactttttttggggggggggggattgagacctggtttctctgtgtaggcctggctgtcctggactcgctttgtagaccaggctggccttgaactcatagatctgcctgcctctgcctccccaagtattaggattacaggcatgtaccacagcacctggcttaaaaaactttttttttttaatgtacttttcaGAGTCAGATCTATGTTTATTTCCTACCACGTGGAGTTGTGGGACTTTAAGGAAACAAGCCTCTCTGAACCAATCTCTCTAAGTAAAAATTGAGATCATTAGAAATGGAGGGATGGCTCAATCATTAGAAGCagtttctgctcttgcagaggacctggattcagtttccACCACCCACGTGGCaccagctcacaaccacctttaactACAATTCCAGGGGTCttgccaccctcttctggcttctgtgggcactgcatgcacatggaacCCATTAGGCACAATGCTCATACAgacaaaatgaaagtaactgGATCTGTatcagcattcagggaggcagaggcaggcagagctctgtgagtttaaagccagcctggtctatctacaaagcaagcccaggacagccaaggccacacaagaGAAAcagttttgggggaaaaaaaatcactaataataataactaaatctttaagagagagaaaaaaaatcaagatgacTAGACTTCATGTAGCCACTGAAACCTAGTCAGGTATGCTATTGCTAACATGCTTCACCATCCCAGGAGAAGAAGCTGGGCCAGAGGAGACATAGCCTCAGCAATAGGCCTCTATCGTTTCTAAGCCTCCACCTCCCTGCGTCAGACTTCACAGTGGAGGCTGAGCAGCCAGAGCCAGCTGGGCTACCTGGAGCTGTGAGTGGTGGTACATCCAGCGCAGGGCAGCGGAGGTCATGCTGGGGGCGCTGGTGCCGTAGGT encodes the following:
- the Mrto4 gene encoding mRNA turnover protein 4 homolog, with the protein product MPKSKRDKKVSLTKTAKKGLELKQNLIEELRKCVDTYKYLFIFSVANMRNNKLKDIRNAWKHSRMFFGKNKVMMVALGRSPSDEYKDNLHQVSKKLRGEVGLLFTNRTKEEVNEWFTKYTEMDFARAGNKATLTVSLDPGPLKQFPHSMEPQLRQLGLPTTLKKGVVTLLSDYEVCKEGDVLTPEQARVLKLFGYEMAEFKVTIKYMWDAQTGRFQQMDDDLPESAPESEGESEEEDDS